A stretch of Clostridia bacterium DNA encodes these proteins:
- a CDS encoding DNA translocase FtsK 4TM domain-containing protein, producing MILTKRKQETKKESNIKRRLVGISILAISSFLLVSFVLTQNGNGDPEQIGLAGGFFSRTLMGIFGKAGIVVPSVGLLLGLLFLIGYRENNLKTNLAGFFLLLLSVLGIFSVDAVMKMQFMESVRLGLQGEGGGVLGMGLSWVLYQVLGRLGSYIFLAATLVGGLLMLLEGFRGGMVSNAYHRFMEKRRISKELKKEEAKKNPKRVNAKPEKANKLPDPKGPVIKHSAEFDENSYESVKDILMDENIGKQHAKKDKIEQAKKKTEPKDIGDERLEEQMEISLKAEKNNVTNNKAWNYPSLELLRNVKDNNRAQSEKEVQDTANLLEQTLESFGVKLKIDQISIGPAITRYEAKLAPGIKVSKILRLADDIALSLAAPNIRIEAPIPGKAAIGIEVPNKTVREVTIREILGEHAFMNQKGNLTVALGKDIAGQTVYADLAKMPHLLIAGATGSGKSVCMNTLICSLLYKYRPDEMKFLMVDPKKVELTTYNEVPHLVAPVITEPKKAATALKWMTAEMENRYSLFAKEGVKDIYGYNKKMLEKQASGQPSEGKLPYIVILIDELADLMMVSPADVEDSICRLAQMARAAGMHLVIATQRPSVNVITGLIKANVPSRIAFAVSSQVDSRTILDGAGAEKLLGRGDMLFSPVGLNKPRRVQGANITETEVSKVVGFLKEQAKPEYLQGIEMLDQQESEPSDSDEEYDELLMDAGALVIESGQASISMLQRRLKIGYTRAARIIDQLEDKNIVGAYQGSKARQVLVGWDEFNRIFNQENEE from the coding sequence ATGATATTGACTAAACGTAAACAAGAGACAAAAAAAGAAAGCAATATAAAGAGGCGTTTGGTAGGGATTTCCATTCTTGCCATCAGTAGTTTTCTACTGGTGAGTTTTGTTTTGACACAAAATGGAAATGGAGATCCAGAACAAATTGGTCTGGCTGGCGGCTTTTTTTCTCGTACCTTGATGGGGATTTTTGGCAAGGCTGGAATAGTAGTGCCAAGCGTGGGACTGCTACTTGGCTTGCTATTTCTAATTGGATACAGGGAGAACAATCTTAAAACCAACCTGGCAGGATTTTTCTTGCTACTGCTCAGCGTATTAGGAATCTTTAGTGTAGATGCAGTCATGAAGATGCAATTTATGGAGAGTGTTAGACTAGGGCTCCAAGGTGAAGGCGGCGGTGTGCTTGGGATGGGTCTGTCTTGGGTGCTCTATCAAGTGCTGGGGCGTTTAGGGTCGTATATTTTTTTAGCAGCTACGTTGGTTGGCGGACTATTGATGCTTTTAGAAGGATTCCGTGGTGGGATGGTGAGCAATGCTTATCATCGATTTATGGAAAAGAGAAGAATATCTAAAGAATTGAAGAAGGAAGAAGCGAAGAAGAATCCGAAAAGAGTAAATGCTAAACCTGAAAAAGCAAATAAATTACCAGATCCCAAAGGACCGGTAATTAAGCACTCGGCCGAATTTGATGAGAATAGCTATGAAAGTGTCAAAGATATTCTTATGGACGAGAATATTGGCAAACAACATGCCAAAAAAGATAAGATAGAACAAGCAAAGAAAAAAACTGAGCCGAAGGACATTGGGGATGAGCGTTTAGAAGAGCAAATGGAAATATCGCTCAAGGCAGAAAAAAACAATGTGACGAATAATAAGGCGTGGAACTACCCATCGTTAGAACTATTGCGCAATGTCAAGGACAACAATCGGGCTCAAAGTGAAAAAGAAGTTCAAGATACTGCTAATTTATTGGAACAGACTTTAGAAAGTTTTGGTGTTAAATTAAAAATTGACCAGATTAGTATTGGCCCTGCCATTACTCGTTATGAAGCAAAATTGGCTCCAGGTATTAAAGTGAGCAAGATTTTACGACTTGCTGATGATATCGCATTGAGTCTTGCGGCACCTAACATCCGGATTGAAGCACCGATACCAGGAAAAGCGGCCATCGGAATTGAGGTTCCTAACAAGACTGTACGAGAAGTTACCATACGCGAAATATTGGGTGAGCATGCATTTATGAACCAAAAGGGGAATTTAACGGTTGCCTTAGGAAAAGACATTGCAGGACAAACCGTTTATGCTGATTTGGCCAAAATGCCCCACCTATTGATTGCCGGCGCTACGGGGTCTGGTAAATCTGTATGCATGAATACCTTGATTTGCAGTTTGCTTTACAAATATCGTCCGGATGAAATGAAGTTCTTGATGGTCGATCCCAAAAAAGTGGAGCTTACTACCTACAATGAAGTACCGCACCTAGTTGCGCCCGTTATTACTGAACCTAAGAAAGCAGCAACCGCTTTGAAATGGATGACTGCTGAAATGGAAAATCGCTACTCTTTGTTTGCCAAAGAGGGTGTAAAAGATATTTATGGCTACAATAAGAAAATGTTGGAAAAACAAGCCAGTGGTCAACCCAGTGAAGGTAAGCTTCCCTATATCGTGATTCTAATTGATGAGCTAGCTGACTTGATGATGGTTTCACCAGCAGACGTAGAAGATTCGATTTGCCGATTGGCTCAAATGGCTCGGGCTGCAGGCATGCACTTAGTAATAGCGACCCAACGTCCTTCTGTTAATGTTATTACGGGATTAATTAAAGCCAATGTACCTAGTAGGATTGCCTTTGCGGTAAGTTCACAGGTAGATTCAAGGACAATCTTAGATGGAGCAGGAGCGGAGAAGCTTTTAGGACGTGGAGATATGCTATTTTCCCCGGTAGGTCTGAATAAGCCTCGTAGGGTGCAAGGAGCCAATATCACTGAAACGGAAGTTTCCAAAGTGGTGGGATTTTTGAAAGAACAAGCCAAGCCAGAATATTTGCAAGGCATCGAGATGCTAGACCAGCAAGAATCTGAACCATCAGATAGCGATGAGGAGTATGACGAACTATTAATGGATGCCGGTGCCTTGGTTATTGAGTCCGGACAGGCTTCCATTTCTATGCTTCAACGCAGGCTTAAGATAGGCTATACTAGAGCTGCTAGGATTATTGACCAGTTAGAGGATAAAAATATTGTGGGTGCCTATCAAGGATCAAAGGCTAGAC
- a CDS encoding glutamine synthetase — MLSYDLLYYVQSDRYTTDELKDLLQKHEEIKFVSLVGVDLGGNDTDEKIPISLFLEDISAFLSGGGVQTDGSSVVLPGIATLNNGKVDLIPDSAVRWFVDYNYGNIDPATNKPVGTLRIPSFLKHNGKLIDSRSILKAAVSHFKQEILSLIKNNAHAAEALQLNPEDIEDILLTSATELEFWVHTPEDVANITALSASQHMQEQYWKRTKGLVRTAMERSLTLLDNYGLEAEMGHKEVGGVKAKVDATGNFSHVMEQLEIDWKYSTALQAADNELIARTKIKELFQNHGLDCSFNAKPIDSVAGNGEHTHVGVALKLNNGSIRNLFSPIMMEDDYMNIFGWGALMGMLKNYEVVNPFISGTNDALNRLQPGFEAPICIVGSIGHSLETPSRNRTVLVGLIRDMENPLATRFEVRSPNPHSNTYLTIAALYQSVLDGIKAAVSSGLSTKELENIFNKKAGEEVFYLEKNREYRSEEDVFEEFDLEQRTALFGHHPATVWENVQGFGLYPEKVSVLKDGSVFTDSILESYRLGCINKWTTEIIARVIPNMAKTSKYMVKVHDQESGNALDDSRWAEIQALKNSLFKDTIDGLSLVSQMRQAIDNKEYEHVSELQSTIKNEFSKLKSLYTQYKRNII, encoded by the coding sequence ATGCTGTCATACGATCTTCTGTACTATGTACAGAGTGACCGTTACACAACGGATGAGCTCAAAGATTTGTTGCAAAAGCACGAGGAAATTAAGTTTGTTTCTCTGGTAGGTGTTGATTTAGGTGGAAATGACACAGATGAAAAAATTCCCATTTCCTTATTCCTTGAAGACATCAGTGCATTCCTATCTGGTGGTGGTGTTCAAACAGATGGTTCTAGTGTAGTTCTACCAGGCATTGCTACCTTGAATAACGGTAAAGTCGACCTAATACCTGACTCCGCTGTTCGATGGTTTGTAGACTATAACTATGGCAATATTGACCCCGCCACAAATAAACCCGTCGGAACTCTTAGAATACCCTCATTCTTGAAACATAACGGAAAGTTAATCGACTCCAGAAGCATTCTAAAAGCTGCTGTTTCTCATTTCAAGCAAGAAATACTATCTTTGATAAAAAACAATGCTCATGCAGCTGAAGCGTTACAGCTTAACCCGGAAGATATTGAGGATATTCTTCTCACTTCTGCGACCGAACTAGAATTTTGGGTTCATACTCCAGAAGATGTAGCAAATATCACGGCCTTATCTGCTTCACAGCACATGCAAGAACAATACTGGAAACGGACCAAAGGGTTGGTTCGTACCGCAATGGAGCGTTCCCTTACCTTATTAGACAACTATGGTCTGGAAGCAGAGATGGGTCATAAGGAAGTCGGTGGTGTTAAAGCCAAAGTGGACGCAACTGGTAATTTCTCCCACGTAATGGAACAACTAGAAATCGACTGGAAGTACTCAACTGCATTGCAGGCAGCAGATAATGAATTAATAGCTCGAACGAAAATTAAGGAGTTATTCCAAAATCACGGTCTCGATTGTTCCTTCAATGCCAAACCCATTGACTCGGTCGCCGGAAATGGTGAACATACACATGTTGGAGTAGCATTAAAGCTGAACAATGGTAGCATTCGCAACCTGTTCTCACCCATTATGATGGAAGATGATTACATGAATATATTTGGTTGGGGCGCACTAATGGGAATGCTTAAAAACTACGAAGTGGTCAACCCCTTCATTAGTGGAACCAATGATGCCTTGAATCGTTTACAACCAGGATTTGAAGCACCCATATGTATTGTAGGTTCTATTGGACACTCTTTGGAAACGCCCTCCAGAAATCGAACTGTATTGGTAGGACTTATTAGAGACATGGAGAATCCTCTTGCTACCCGCTTTGAAGTACGTTCTCCAAACCCACATAGTAATACCTATCTGACCATTGCTGCACTATACCAATCGGTTTTAGATGGTATCAAGGCAGCTGTCAGCTCTGGACTCAGCACCAAGGAACTAGAAAATATTTTCAATAAAAAAGCCGGTGAAGAAGTTTTCTACTTAGAAAAGAATCGTGAATACCGTAGTGAAGAAGATGTTTTTGAAGAATTTGATCTAGAACAGCGAACTGCTTTATTCGGACATCATCCTGCAACAGTCTGGGAAAACGTTCAAGGATTCGGTCTCTACCCTGAAAAAGTATCCGTACTTAAAGATGGTAGTGTGTTTACAGACTCTATCTTGGAATCCTACCGTTTGGGTTGCATCAATAAATGGACAACAGAAATCATAGCTCGCGTCATTCCCAATATGGCCAAGACTTCAAAATATATGGTGAAAGTGCATGACCAAGAATCTGGTAATGCGCTAGATGATAGTCGTTGGGCAGAAATTCAGGCCCTTAAAAATAGCTTGTTTAAGGATACCATCGACGGACTTTCTCTAGTGAGCCAGATGCGCCAAGCGATTGATAATAAAGAATATGAGCATGTTTCTGAATTACAATCTACTATCAAAAATGAATTTTCTAAATTAAAAAGCTTGTATACACAATACAAACGGAATATAATCTAA
- a CDS encoding 4Fe-4S binding protein, protein MYFITDACVSCGVCADECPVECISEGDDKYVIDQDSCIECGSCQAACPSDAIIEK, encoded by the coding sequence ATGTACTTTATTACAGATGCTTGTGTTTCATGTGGCGTTTGTGCTGACGAGTGCCCCGTTGAATGCATAAGTGAAGGAGATGACAAATATGTCATCGATCAAGATAGTTGTATCGAATGTGGCTCCTGTCAGGCAGCTTGCCCCAGTGATGCCATTATTGAAAAATAG
- a CDS encoding zinc ABC transporter substrate-binding protein yields the protein MKIPIKKILVIIIILTSLFASACDSNQDKSIVVSIAPIKGLTEAIVGDSWQVYSLVPVGQNPEDYEPTIDDMMHLEDAQVVMHLALPAEEATLSKLQSNKPDKLLVNLSDLCAQQKEPIYITATQLDPHIWLSPKRALLLSESIRDTMVTLDANNAQLYRDNQAKLAVQLNQLDQAWESTVKELPRHAFVIYHPALSYLALDYGLEMISVEQHGKEPDVADLDRAIQDAKSHGIHTVFYQQEFPKEKAETIASEIDANIVPLSLLDEDYLNMMYQLLDIFEDSL from the coding sequence ATGAAAATTCCAATCAAAAAAATATTAGTGATTATTATAATTCTGACCAGCTTATTTGCTAGTGCATGTGATTCTAATCAAGACAAATCAATTGTCGTCTCCATCGCACCAATTAAAGGGCTTACAGAAGCCATCGTTGGCGATTCATGGCAGGTCTATTCTCTTGTCCCTGTTGGACAGAATCCGGAAGACTACGAGCCTACCATCGACGATATGATGCATTTAGAAGATGCGCAAGTCGTAATGCACCTTGCATTACCTGCTGAGGAAGCAACCCTAAGTAAATTACAGTCCAACAAACCGGATAAATTGCTTGTAAACTTATCCGACCTATGTGCTCAACAAAAAGAGCCTATATACATCACTGCAACGCAATTAGACCCTCATATTTGGTTATCTCCAAAACGAGCACTATTGCTATCCGAGAGCATCAGAGATACCATGGTTACCCTCGATGCCAATAATGCTCAACTATATCGAGACAACCAGGCAAAATTGGCAGTGCAGCTTAACCAATTAGACCAGGCTTGGGAAAGCACAGTGAAAGAACTCCCGAGGCATGCTTTTGTTATTTACCATCCTGCCTTGTCTTACCTAGCCCTTGACTATGGGCTTGAAATGATTAGTGTAGAACAACATGGTAAGGAACCGGATGTAGCAGACTTGGATCGAGCGATTCAGGACGCAAAGAGCCATGGGATACATACCGTATTTTATCAACAGGAGTTTCCTAAGGAAAAAGCAGAAACGATTGCTTCTGAAATTGATGCCAACATTGTCCCGCTATCATTGCTTGATGAAGATTACCTGAATATGATGTATCAACTATTGGATATATTTGAAGATTCCTTATAA
- a CDS encoding metal ABC transporter ATP-binding protein, with the protein MSENKPLITLKDVSYQAGKNHILENINLEVMSGDFWGVVGPNGAGKSTLLKIILGLLQPTGGSVEIGANVQFGYVPQFSSFNNNFPVTVEKMLLLGSLQYLRDRSHDSEVYEKCGQLLQDIGLYGLRSQPVKDLSGGEIQRLLVARALINNANCIVLDEPTASLDTEYRNIIFDKLHELNKSVTLILVSHDLEAVSSYVKQIGCLNKHLYCHSEPKNINKSLEKVFGCPVDLIAHGFPHRVLEKH; encoded by the coding sequence ATGAGTGAGAATAAGCCACTGATTACACTAAAAGACGTTAGCTACCAAGCTGGTAAAAATCATATCTTAGAAAACATCAACCTTGAAGTGATGTCGGGCGATTTTTGGGGTGTAGTTGGTCCCAACGGGGCTGGTAAATCTACCTTGCTAAAAATAATTCTCGGTCTGCTACAGCCTACCGGAGGTAGCGTCGAAATTGGTGCCAATGTACAATTTGGATATGTTCCACAATTTTCTTCATTCAACAATAATTTTCCAGTTACGGTTGAGAAAATGCTTCTTCTAGGTTCTTTGCAATATCTTCGAGACCGTAGCCACGATTCAGAAGTATATGAAAAATGTGGCCAACTGCTTCAAGATATTGGTCTGTATGGTCTACGTTCACAACCTGTAAAAGATTTATCCGGTGGAGAGATACAAAGGTTACTTGTAGCCAGGGCACTTATCAATAATGCAAACTGTATCGTATTGGATGAGCCGACTGCCAGTCTAGATACTGAGTATCGCAATATCATTTTTGATAAATTACACGAGCTAAATAAATCTGTTACCCTTATTCTCGTAAGCCATGATTTAGAAGCTGTTTCCTCCTATGTCAAACAAATAGGTTGTCTTAATAAACATCTATACTGTCATAGCGAACCAAAAAATATCAATAAAAGTTTGGAAAAAGTATTCGGGTGTCCGGTTGATCTTATTGCCCACGGTTTTCCACATCGCGTTCTAGAAAAACATTAG
- a CDS encoding metal ABC transporter permease: MFHYTFIITAILATILSGLLSGVLGPIVMQKRLTMISGGMAHIAFGGIGLGYFIGVNPLLSGIGFSILVSLILANNANKLESLQEGYIAMFWALGMALGVIFISATPLYTPPISSFLFGNILSVTRPEIAIMSVMTLLILIVFLTRKRQWELFLFDEEYYRSLRFDSNRMQLALYLFLAVSIIVLIRMVGIILIIALFSIPTLTATFFTRSFGQMMVFSILFATLTGLVGFAASYAFNLPSGAAMVLLMGIFHGIALLIAHFRNAE, from the coding sequence ATGTTTCATTACACTTTCATAATTACTGCAATATTGGCAACCATCCTGTCTGGCTTGCTAAGTGGCGTTTTAGGCCCCATTGTCATGCAAAAACGCCTGACCATGATTAGTGGTGGAATGGCCCATATTGCTTTTGGTGGTATTGGGTTAGGATACTTTATCGGTGTGAATCCACTTCTCAGCGGTATCGGTTTCAGCATACTGGTAAGTCTTATCTTGGCAAATAATGCAAATAAGCTTGAGAGTCTGCAGGAAGGGTATATCGCAATGTTCTGGGCTCTAGGTATGGCTCTAGGTGTAATATTTATCTCAGCTACACCTTTGTACACACCACCCATTTCCTCCTTTTTATTTGGAAATATCTTAAGTGTTACACGTCCAGAAATTGCAATCATGAGTGTTATGACCCTGCTTATTTTAATCGTCTTTCTAACACGAAAGCGTCAATGGGAACTTTTTCTCTTTGATGAAGAGTATTACCGTTCCTTACGATTCGATTCAAATCGCATGCAATTAGCCCTCTACTTATTTCTTGCAGTTTCAATCATTGTTCTGATTCGTATGGTTGGCATCATTCTAATCATAGCCCTATTTTCCATACCTACATTAACGGCCACCTTCTTCACCCGTTCGTTTGGACAAATGATGGTTTTCTCCATTTTATTTGCCACACTAACTGGGTTGGTAGGCTTTGCTGCCTCTTACGCATTCAATCTGCCTTCTGGCGCAGCCATGGTGTTGCTAATGGGCATCTTCCATGGCATAGCTCTACTCATCGCACATTTCCGAAATGCGGAGTAA
- the tnpA gene encoding IS200/IS605 family transposase, which produces MANKSNSLSHTKWMCKYHIVFTPKYRRKIIFNQYKESLREIIRDLCKYKGVEIIEGELMPDHVHLLVSIPPKMSVSSFMGYLKGKSALMIFDRHANLKYKFGNRHFWSQGYYVTTVGLNEATIKKYIREQENQDILLDKLSVKEYKDPFKN; this is translated from the coding sequence ATGGCTAATAAATCAAATAGCTTATCGCACACCAAGTGGATGTGCAAATATCATATCGTATTTACACCTAAGTATAGACGAAAGATAATCTTCAATCAATATAAAGAGAGTTTGCGTGAGATAATTCGAGACTTATGCAAATACAAGGGTGTAGAGATTATCGAGGGCGAGCTGATGCCAGATCATGTTCATTTGCTAGTGAGCATTCCGCCGAAGATGAGTGTGTCGAGCTTTATGGGATATTTAAAGGGGAAAAGTGCCCTGATGATATTCGATAGACATGCAAATCTGAAATACAAGTTCGGGAATAGACACTTCTGGTCACAAGGATATTACGTGACTACAGTAGGCCTAAATGAAGCGACAATTAAGAAGTATATACGGGAACAGGAAAATCAGGATATTCTGTTGGATAAACTGAGCGTGAAAGAGTACAAGGACCCGTTTAAGAATTAG
- a CDS encoding amidohydrolase — protein sequence MLDILIKNTTIVTVNQKREILYNAALAISNDKIVDIGDSKALEAKYTDVTRVIDGEGKAVFPGLINTHNHMFQSLLKGLGDDMVLSDWLVNCMFPSAATISQEAVYYGGMVATLDNIHSGTTTILDYMHAQSSPELSDGAIKAFKTTGVRGILGRGYMDVGEQFGTPKALIQEKEVIQKDILRLLDTYHNTDNGKIKVWLAPAAVWLASKEMLDWSNNIAKEYNTGITVHCSETPFDRQACTEIHGMPDTDTLASYGIMGPNCLLVHCVHLTDRDIRMLKYHDAKVSHNPGSNMYLSSGVAPIPKLNESGVTVGLATDGAASNNSNDMIEMLKLAALMQKVTHQDPTIITSDKVLEMATIDGARAIGMDDEIGSLEIGKKADLFIFDPLASAKSTPMHHPVSTLVYSASEQNVETVIVDGKIILDDFKPTFIEDERAVLAKAQKFADELSQKAGTYPNKTREWKSLAY from the coding sequence ATGTTAGATATTCTGATTAAAAACACGACAATCGTGACAGTCAACCAGAAACGGGAAATATTGTATAATGCTGCTTTGGCTATTTCAAACGATAAAATTGTCGATATTGGTGACAGCAAGGCACTAGAAGCAAAATATACAGACGTAACTCGGGTGATTGATGGGGAAGGAAAAGCAGTATTTCCTGGCTTGATTAATACTCATAACCATATGTTCCAAAGCCTATTAAAAGGTTTGGGAGACGATATGGTATTGTCTGATTGGTTGGTGAACTGCATGTTTCCAAGTGCGGCGACTATTAGCCAAGAAGCCGTCTACTATGGAGGGATGGTAGCTACTTTGGATAATATCCATAGTGGAACGACTACTATATTGGATTATATGCATGCGCAGTCTAGTCCAGAATTATCTGATGGTGCCATCAAAGCATTTAAAACGACTGGTGTTAGAGGTATTTTAGGACGGGGATATATGGATGTTGGAGAACAATTCGGCACACCCAAAGCCTTGATTCAAGAAAAAGAAGTTATTCAAAAGGATATTTTACGTCTCCTTGACACCTATCACAATACAGATAATGGAAAGATAAAAGTATGGTTAGCACCAGCTGCTGTTTGGTTGGCTTCTAAAGAAATGTTAGACTGGAGCAACAATATCGCCAAAGAATACAACACAGGTATCACGGTACATTGTTCAGAGACTCCGTTTGACCGTCAGGCATGTACTGAAATTCATGGTATGCCAGATACCGATACCCTTGCATCCTATGGTATCATGGGTCCTAATTGTCTTTTAGTTCATTGCGTACATTTGACTGATCGCGATATTCGTATGCTAAAATATCATGATGCCAAAGTATCCCATAACCCAGGAAGCAATATGTATCTTTCTTCTGGTGTAGCCCCGATTCCCAAATTGAATGAATCTGGTGTGACTGTTGGGCTTGCCACAGATGGTGCTGCTTCGAATAATTCTAATGATATGATTGAAATGTTGAAACTGGCTGCTTTGATGCAGAAAGTGACTCATCAGGATCCTACGATTATTACCTCCGACAAGGTATTGGAAATGGCAACCATTGATGGTGCTAGAGCAATCGGAATGGATGATGAAATCGGATCCCTCGAAATTGGTAAGAAAGCGGATTTGTTTATTTTTGATCCACTTGCCAGTGCAAAATCTACTCCAATGCATCACCCCGTATCTACGCTGGTTTATTCTGCTAGCGAGCAGAACGTGGAGACCGTCATTGTTGATGGGAAAATTATCCTAGACGATTTTAAACCCACTTTCATAGAAGATGAGAGAGCTGTCTTGGCTAAGGCACAGAAATTTGCTGATGAATTATCACAGAAAGCTGGAACCTACCCTAATAAAACTAGGGAATGGAAAAGTTTAGCCTATTAG
- a CDS encoding magnesium transporter CorA family protein, with protein MITAYIAKEGQDVQEVEISEPKSWIKMVSPTKEEILTVHKETGALTEFLESPMDDEERPRIDIEDDQTLILINVPVVEEEESPENVRYDTIPLGIIYLEDRVITICLEDVDIITDFVNKRMKSFSTGKKTRFTLQIMYKTAIYFLKYLKKIDRRSLELENSLHGALKNEQLIKLLSMEKSLVYFTTSLRSNELVMKKILRTKCIPLYEEDEDLLEDVLTENKQAIDMSEINSNILSGMMDAFASIISNNLNIVMKVLTSITIILTIPTMIASFYGMNVALPMQGNPYGFFFIVALSLLVTTATVFGMMKKGLF; from the coding sequence ATGATTACTGCCTATATTGCCAAAGAGGGACAAGATGTTCAAGAAGTAGAGATTAGCGAACCAAAAAGCTGGATTAAAATGGTGAGTCCCACGAAAGAGGAAATTTTGACTGTGCATAAGGAAACGGGAGCACTTACAGAATTTTTGGAATCACCGATGGATGATGAGGAACGCCCACGAATTGATATAGAGGACGACCAAACATTAATTTTGATTAATGTACCCGTGGTTGAGGAAGAAGAATCTCCGGAAAACGTTCGGTACGACACTATACCTCTTGGCATAATCTATCTAGAGGATCGAGTTATTACAATCTGTCTAGAAGATGTTGATATCATTACGGACTTTGTGAACAAGAGGATGAAATCTTTTTCTACAGGGAAAAAGACTAGATTTACACTACAAATCATGTATAAAACAGCGATATACTTTTTGAAGTATCTTAAAAAAATTGACCGCCGTTCCTTGGAATTGGAAAATTCCTTGCATGGTGCTCTAAAGAACGAACAATTAATTAAACTGCTCAGCATGGAAAAATCTTTGGTCTATTTTACAACTTCGCTTAGAAGCAATGAATTGGTTATGAAAAAAATACTTCGAACCAAGTGTATTCCCCTATACGAGGAAGATGAAGACTTGTTAGAAGATGTACTGACCGAGAACAAACAGGCCATTGATATGAGTGAAATCAATTCGAATATTTTAAGTGGTATGATGGACGCTTTTGCTTCTATCATATCTAACAATTTAAATATAGTAATGAAAGTTTTAACGAGTATTACCATCATACTGACAATCCCGACCATGATTGCAAGCTTCTATGGCATGAATGTGGCCTTGCCCATGCAGGGAAATCCCTACGGTTTCTTTTTTATCGTGGCATTATCCCTGTTGGTGACAACAGCTACCGTGTTTGGAATGATGAAAAAAGGTCTCTTTTAA